The following are encoded in a window of Shewanella psychrotolerans genomic DNA:
- a CDS encoding NAD(P)/FAD-dependent oxidoreductase, producing MPSKPPVHSENYPDSYYFATANALDPQPQLTERISVDVCIVGGGFSGINTAIELAQKGFSVVLLEAKRIGWGASGRNGGELIRGIGHNVAQFKNEIGSEGVKAIHEMGFEAVEIVRNRVKEHNIDCNLTMGYCDLAMKPRHMSELEADYQDMLNEGRGESFKLLQKHELGEVIGSDIYSGALVDMNSGHLHPLNLALGEARVARALGVQMFEYSAATKIIKGDKPRIITEKGEVDCQYLVMACNAYIGHKLDSYLGGKVLPAGSYLLATEPLTQAQCDEIIPQNMAFADMRIDLDYFHLSQDNRLLFGGLCTYSGKDPKDIDAALRPNLEKVFPQLKGVKIDYEWGGMIGIGANRLPQIGRLTDCPNIFYAQAYAGHGINATHMAAKLISEALTTQAERFNVFDSVSHMTFPGGPTFRSPMLAAGMLYHRFKDLF from the coding sequence ATGCCTAGCAAACCACCCGTTCACAGTGAAAACTATCCTGATTCCTATTATTTCGCGACGGCAAATGCGTTGGATCCCCAACCTCAATTAACAGAGCGGATCAGCGTCGATGTATGTATTGTGGGGGGAGGATTTAGCGGTATCAATACTGCTATTGAACTTGCTCAAAAAGGCTTTAGCGTCGTATTACTTGAAGCTAAGCGTATTGGTTGGGGGGCTTCTGGTCGAAATGGCGGTGAGCTGATCCGCGGTATTGGCCACAACGTCGCTCAGTTTAAAAATGAGATCGGCAGCGAAGGCGTGAAGGCGATTCATGAAATGGGTTTCGAGGCTGTCGAGATTGTCAGAAATCGCGTAAAAGAACATAACATCGATTGCAACTTAACCATGGGTTACTGCGATCTCGCGATGAAACCCCGCCATATGAGTGAACTAGAGGCCGACTACCAAGATATGCTTAATGAAGGCAGAGGAGAGAGCTTCAAACTACTGCAAAAGCATGAGCTTGGTGAAGTCATCGGTTCTGATATTTATAGCGGTGCCTTGGTCGATATGAATAGTGGCCACCTTCACCCTCTGAACCTCGCATTAGGTGAGGCACGAGTTGCCCGCGCTTTGGGCGTGCAGATGTTTGAATACAGCGCCGCCACAAAAATTATCAAAGGGGATAAACCTCGGATTATTACCGAAAAAGGCGAAGTCGATTGTCAATATCTTGTTATGGCGTGCAATGCCTATATTGGTCATAAATTGGATAGTTATCTCGGTGGTAAAGTGCTCCCTGCGGGCAGTTATCTGCTCGCAACAGAACCCTTGACCCAAGCTCAATGCGACGAAATTATTCCACAGAATATGGCATTTGCCGATATGCGTATTGATTTAGATTATTTCCATCTATCTCAAGACAATCGTCTGCTATTTGGTGGCCTATGCACCTATTCGGGCAAAGATCCCAAAGATATCGATGCGGCACTGAGGCCTAATCTTGAGAAAGTTTTTCCTCAATTAAAGGGAGTTAAGATCGACTATGAATGGGGCGGAATGATAGGGATAGGAGCCAACAGGTTACCTCAGATAGGCAGACTAACTGATTGCCCAAATATCTTCTACGCCCAAGCTTATGCAGGGCATGGCATCAATGCCACCCATATGGCTGCAAAACTTATCAGTGAAGCCTTAACGACTCAAGCAGAGCGATTTAACGTATTCGATAGCGTTTCCCATATGACATTTCCGGGAGGTCCCACCTTTAGGTCGCCTATGTTAGCGGCAGGAATGCTTTACCACAGATTTAAAGATCTTTTTTAA
- a CDS encoding cupin domain-containing protein, translating to MDIGANLKAVRKMKGLSQRELAKRAGVTNSTISMIEKNSVSPSVSSLKKVLSGLPMSLVDFFSIEETLPSEQKVVYRAGELLDIGDGNLDYKLIGRDYPNRSMSVMNEVYPPGSDTGEEMLQHEGEEAAMVIEGKIEITVGDEVFILAEGDSYYFNSELPHRFRNPFDLPCRIVSATTPANF from the coding sequence TTGGATATCGGCGCAAATCTCAAAGCTGTTCGCAAAATGAAAGGTTTATCGCAACGAGAGTTGGCCAAACGAGCTGGCGTAACTAACAGTACTATTTCGATGATAGAGAAGAATAGTGTTAGCCCTTCGGTAAGTTCATTAAAGAAAGTTTTGTCTGGATTACCTATGTCTTTGGTTGATTTTTTCTCGATTGAGGAAACGTTACCGTCAGAGCAGAAGGTGGTCTATCGTGCGGGCGAGCTGTTAGATATTGGTGATGGTAATTTAGATTACAAGCTCATTGGACGAGACTATCCAAATCGTTCTATGTCAGTGATGAATGAAGTCTACCCGCCAGGTTCTGATACGGGTGAAGAGATGTTGCAACATGAAGGCGAAGAAGCCGCCATGGTCATTGAAGGTAAGATTGAAATTACCGTCGGTGATGAGGTGTTTATACTCGCTGAAGGTGATAGTTACTATTTTAATAGTGAATTACCGCATCGTTTTCGTAATCCTTTCGACCTCCCTTGTCGTATTGTGAGCGCTACAACTCCCGCTAACTTCTAA
- a CDS encoding gamma-glutamyl-gamma-aminobutyrate hydrolase family protein, whose product MSEEGLAVIGVTACNQQLGLHPFNIVGEKYLLSIADATSAWPLVIPSLGHCPAETILPRLDGILFTGSPSNIEPHHYDGLPSDIDTLHDPKRDATNLPLLKAAVDAGVPVLAICRGFQEMNVVYGGSLHQKLHQVGQYIEHREDRSAPVEVQYGLSHQIRIEPGGLLHDAWGRNLAEVNSVHTQGVDRLGVGLRPEAYAPDGLIEAFSVKDAKNFALGVQFHPEWKVLDNPFYRSIFTAFNKACQQRAAQRTR is encoded by the coding sequence ATGTCCGAGGAAGGACTTGCTGTCATTGGCGTCACAGCGTGCAATCAACAATTAGGCCTACATCCATTTAATATTGTCGGCGAGAAATACCTCCTGAGTATCGCAGACGCAACGAGCGCTTGGCCGCTTGTTATCCCGTCTTTGGGCCACTGTCCCGCTGAGACCATTCTTCCGCGTTTAGATGGCATACTTTTTACTGGGTCCCCATCGAATATTGAACCTCATCATTATGATGGTTTACCTAGCGATATCGATACTCTGCACGATCCTAAACGTGACGCGACAAATTTGCCGTTACTCAAAGCAGCTGTTGATGCCGGAGTCCCCGTATTAGCCATTTGCCGTGGCTTTCAAGAGATGAATGTGGTTTACGGCGGTTCATTGCACCAAAAATTGCATCAAGTGGGTCAATATATTGAACACCGCGAAGATCGAAGTGCACCGGTAGAGGTTCAATATGGGCTCTCTCATCAAATCCGCATTGAACCAGGGGGATTGCTCCACGATGCATGGGGCCGTAATTTAGCAGAAGTTAACTCTGTACATACTCAAGGCGTTGACCGTTTGGGTGTTGGATTGCGGCCAGAAGCTTACGCTCCCGATGGATTGATCGAGGCGTTTTCGGTCAAAGATGCGAAAAATTTTGCGCTAGGTGTGCAGTTTCACCCGGAATGGAAGGTGTTAGACAATCCTTTTTATCGCTCGATTTTTACAGCCTTTAATAAAGCCTGCCAACAAAGAGCAGCGCAACGAACGAGATAA
- a CDS encoding glutamine synthetase family protein yields the protein MKKLISYLKENKITEVECVISDMTGIARGKIAPVAKFIDEKGMRLPESVLLQTVTGDYVEDDIYDSLLDKADIDFICVPDDNAIFMLPWCVEATAQVIHDTYDKMGNPIELSPRNLLKKVLKLYEDKGWKPVIAPEMEFYLTKPNEDPDIPLSPPIGRSGRRESGRQSFSIDAANEYDPLFEDMYDWCEAQGLDIDTLIHEEGTAQMEINFSHGDALSLADQVFVFKRTLREAALKHNVCATFMAKPVTDEPGSAMHIHQSVVDAKSGKNIFTNEDGTKSAKFLSYIGGLQKYIPELLPLMAPNVNSFRRFLPGTSAPVNLEWGDENRTCGLRIPESSPQNRRIENRIAGADANSYLAIAATLLCGFMGMVEDVKPSTPVQGRANENRQGISLPLTLEEALAVMSESSAVREYLGETFTNGYIAVKQADLENYRRVISSWEREFLLLTV from the coding sequence ATGAAGAAGTTAATCAGCTATTTAAAAGAGAATAAAATCACGGAAGTTGAGTGTGTTATCAGCGATATGACTGGCATAGCTAGGGGTAAAATTGCCCCAGTTGCCAAATTTATCGATGAAAAAGGGATGCGTTTGCCTGAAAGTGTCTTGCTGCAAACCGTCACCGGCGATTACGTTGAAGATGACATTTACGATTCACTACTCGATAAGGCCGATATTGATTTCATTTGTGTCCCCGATGACAACGCCATATTCATGCTGCCTTGGTGTGTCGAAGCGACCGCTCAGGTGATTCATGATACTTACGACAAGATGGGGAATCCTATTGAGTTGTCTCCTCGTAACTTGCTTAAGAAAGTGTTGAAGCTTTATGAGGATAAAGGCTGGAAGCCGGTCATTGCACCAGAGATGGAGTTTTACCTCACTAAGCCAAACGAAGATCCTGATATTCCATTAAGCCCACCAATTGGGCGCAGTGGTCGTAGAGAGTCTGGTCGTCAGTCTTTCTCTATCGACGCTGCTAATGAATATGATCCGCTATTTGAAGATATGTATGACTGGTGTGAAGCCCAAGGGCTCGATATTGATACCTTGATCCATGAAGAGGGCACCGCCCAAATGGAGATCAATTTTAGCCATGGTGATGCACTTTCTTTAGCCGATCAAGTGTTTGTCTTTAAACGCACTTTGCGCGAAGCTGCGCTAAAACATAATGTATGTGCCACGTTTATGGCCAAGCCTGTTACCGATGAACCCGGCAGTGCGATGCACATTCATCAGAGTGTTGTCGATGCTAAAAGCGGTAAAAACATTTTTACCAATGAAGATGGCACGAAGAGTGCTAAGTTTTTAAGTTACATCGGTGGCTTACAAAAGTACATTCCAGAGCTTTTGCCGTTGATGGCACCGAATGTTAATTCGTTTAGACGTTTCTTGCCTGGTACTTCGGCACCAGTCAATTTGGAATGGGGTGATGAAAATCGAACTTGCGGTCTGCGAATTCCTGAGTCATCACCACAGAATCGTCGTATTGAAAACCGTATAGCCGGTGCCGATGCCAATAGTTATTTAGCGATTGCAGCGACATTGTTGTGTGGCTTTATGGGCATGGTTGAAGATGTTAAACCATCGACACCCGTGCAGGGGCGCGCTAATGAAAATCGTCAAGGTATTAGCTTACCCTTAACGCTGGAAGAGGCTTTAGCTGTGATGTCTGAAAGCTCGGCAGTCCGTGAATATTTAGGTGAAACATTCACTAATGGATATATCGCGGTCAAGCAAGCCGATCTCGAGAACTATCGCCGAGTTATTAGTTCTTGGGAACGAGAGTTTTTGCTTCTAACAGTGTAA